Part of the Puntigrus tetrazona isolate hp1 chromosome 10, ASM1883169v1, whole genome shotgun sequence genome is shown below.
CAGCCTACATATTTCCAGCGGTTTATATCCGCTACGTTAgatatgatataaaaacaccCAACAGAACTCCAAGACGGACTATAAGCCTTTTAAACACTATTCGATTTAAGAATAAATCGTGATATACTACATAACCCGTAATTCTGATGGGCGCCGTGAACTTACCTCAGAAATCGTTGTGAAGTAACGGCGTCTTCCGAGTTACACCCGCAGCTGGATGCAGCAGCGCTGATTTCTCTCAGTATCCTGCAACACTTTTAAACGGGTTTCGCCGCCTCCCCCCAGCACTGCAATCTGAAACCAGCCATCACTGCCACATTATGAAAGTTACAGACGCCGCATGTGTCCGCTGCACATGACTGACGTCACGCTAGGGATGCCCCGTAGCCCCGCGTGCGGCTTCACGCGCAGCGGCGACGCTTACTTTTCCATGGTTACTGGAAACAGACGCTCAGAGGAACGGGTGGATGAACACGTGCTAACTACAAGCAGAACAGACCGTCAGCGTTTTAACCGTTTATTAATGCATTCGTTAGTttgagctcacacacacaacagaaaacaaaagagaggGACACCAAAGCTAAGCAGTGTTTATTTAACCCGGCAAAACGCACCGATTACTCTGCCACCCAACAGACAAAAGCTCCTCTATCTGTTACATTAACACACGTGCTCCATCTTTTATTCGTGTATTCATGTCAGACGTGTGTTCGGGTTTACAGGGAGCCGAGAGCCAGTCTGAGCAGCAGGGCCCCCAGCAGCAGGACGGGGCTGGAGCTCAGGCCCCCGGAGGTGTTGTGGTGCTCCCCGTGGCTGTGGGACCGGTGAGGGCCGTTACAGTCGTCATTGAAGCAGCATTCCAGCTTCATCTCCCCATTGCTCATGTGAGACTTGTCACAGAAGGACTTGTAAGCGCACGACTTCATCACGGAGTCTGCGGCGAGGAAAACACACGGCGGATTTAGAGGGGCACTGCAAATCACTTACAAAAACATCTGCTTCATCGCTGAAGAATGCGTCAAAGGATGCACGTTTTGGTTGAGCGGGCGCGCAGCTCGGCAGAAGCAGTATTGAGCAAAAGTCACGAGCGGGGCTAGTTGTTCACAAGCGGTGTTTCTCGTGACAAGCTAGTTGAATCAGTAGACAAATgttttgcatactttttttcAAGCTCGGTCCTAAATaagcataattttttaataaattcagtcttccaaattaattttttatatacagcCATATTGTTCATAATGTAAAcccttattaaaaataaccatGGTATTATTATAAGTGAccatggatatatatatatatatatatatatatatatatatatatatatataaatataaaactacagtaaaaccAAATTTTATGTGCCTatttttataactatatatcaaactaaatataattatatatcaaaCTATAAACTTTATTATctaagaaacgttttttttatgtaacatttttactAACGCTGCAATTAATCTTTACCGTCACAAACAATGTTCCGCAACaacatttatctttatttgcAACTTTAAGGTCTTTAAGATGTGTCTATACAGAAATTGcgattctaaaaaataaaatataaaataataaagttgaataaaatattaaactggagtttaaaaaaaggtgaCAACTAGCCCAGGTCTCCATTACTATATTAAACTGAAtcaaaacacagacataaaaaAGTTAGtcatctatattttttttttcttcaagactGGTTACGTCTTTTAAGTTCAGTTATTGAAAGGTAGACTGGAAAAAGTAAGAGTGGCGAATGCTAGTTGTTTAAATAGAGTCTTAACTCGCTCGTCAGGAGTGATGCTTCCCCCAAGTGGTCAACATGTGAACTGCATTATGAATCActgtaacgtgtgtgtgtgtgtgtgtgtgtgtgtgtgtgtgtgtgtgtgtgtgtgtgtgtgtgtgtgtgtgtgtgtgtgtgtgtgtgtgtgtgtgtttgcatgtacTCACTGGGTCCTGTGATGGTAGAGCAGGCATCGGAGTGAGCAGGGCACACCGTCGAGCCCTGCCGGAAACACTCATCTGGGTTACTTCCTACACAGGTGTAACACTTCAACCCCTCACCTTCACACATCGGACAAGACAACACAGCTGATCTGAGATTAAACCAATTCAAACTTCACACAGTTAACATTACACAAGGatagtaagaaaataaaattatttgtgttttgctaTCCGCTGCTACTACTGTGTTATTGTTGCTTGGTCGCAAAacgtaaaaatatgaataaacttCATACTTATGAATAAACTTCATACAGTACAgtctacacattttttttatgtgggaCAAAAAGATGTTATCATTTTtggataacactttattttacaatgtcacaTTATAGTACTTATTATAGTAATAACTAAATAAGTTACACCCAACAACTCAAAAGGGTACATgttgttaatttgtttaatattactCTGTACTTGATTGTATAatttctagtgctgtcaaatgattaattgcattcaaaataaaagtttttgtttacatatgagTGAGTactgtttaaatttattatttgtatacaaagacatatatatttatatatataaatgtatataaatgtgtgtgtatatatatatatatatatatatatatatatatatatatatatatatatatatatatatatatatatatatatataacatttaatatacaacatatttttcttaaatatacaaaaatacatgcacgtgtttgaatttatacattataaatatacacagcacacttatatattaagtaaacaaaaacttttattttggatgcgatttgaCAGCgctattaataaacattaaaataaaggtaacaaaataaaagtttttgtttacttaatatataagCGTGCTGTCAGTTAGAGGTTCTGAGGAATATTAATTAACCATAATTAATGTAGTTTAAagtgtaatgtaatgtgtgtaacaaggacactttaaaataaagcgctaccaaattgttgtaaaaaatctcatttattgACCCGAAGTAATAGCACCATTAAATTAAGAAGTGATGTGAAACAGAGTCTATACTAAATACTCACTGTGTAGCACAGCGGCGAACAGGACCAGCGTGGCCAGGACGGTCTTCATGTTGAGGAGGTCGTGTTAGAAAAGTGCTGGGACAGTAAGGAAGTCTTAACTACAAAACACCTCAGCACCTCTCCGTAATCCCACAGTGAGCATCCATCACATGAGCATTACAGCGGCTTAACACGCGCCGCTCATCTGCGCGAGGAACAGCGAAGGAGGACGAAGGGGTTGCATCAGTACAAAGGGGAAACGATTTCAATATagttgacttttttattttcaaagttaGTGCAAGACTTTGCAAATCAACTATAGTTAGTAGTCACGGAATGGCCGCTTTCACCAATTGTATTTTGGCTGTCTGTGTAcagcatattttcatattttgtgtatttgcagCACAACACTCTTTTGATCGAATTCATTTGCAATACATCAGTGCTCAACCTTAGGGCAATCTCTCCTTATGTTATGAGTGCACATATTAATATCCAGTGCACCCTGTCACCAGATATCCCTCTTAAGAGATTAGCTGCTGTGTGCTACACGCTCACAATCATTTCGGTAAACTGATACTATTACTGCCACCTGCGTCTTTGCGCCTTATAACGCTTCTTAgaattattgcaatatttggTGACAGTTTACAAGTTTGAAAGAATACATTAATTAACAAGAAGTGATACGTTTAATGCTAGTTAGCAAAAATACTAGTGGCGTCGaaagtttttgttaaaacaatatgtgtatgtactgtgtatatttatgtataaatgcacatatgtgtatatcttcaagaaatatatatataatctatatccacattatgtataatataaatatgtttatgcatGACACATGTCAAACAATGAATCGcttccaaaataagtttttgtttacattatatgtgtgtactgtgtatatttattctgtatatatatatataaatacaaatacagtatgtcttttgaaaatatttgcatgtttatgcacttacatattcatattcttatattttatacagacatataaaaatttattaaattaaaaaaagttttaaatatatacatccatttgtatttttatatatatatatatacataaaaatatacccAGTATATACATgtgaattaaaacttttattatggatgtgattaatcgcaattaattgtttgatagcactaatacacacacacacacacacacgcacacaaacatacacaaacacacacacatacacacacacacacacacgcatatattatgtaaaaagaaacattttagatgcaattaatcacaatttattgataatattttgatagttcatgttcatctcaagtccatcaaataatatttagagaaacaacttttaattttaataatgcatagaaaatattgaaattaatattaacttaaatgaacaaatgcttcagaaatattttattgtcgCTTCATTAGCTAATCAGTTagctaatattaacaaatgaaatCATATTGTAAAGTGTAACGCTAATAATTCCAAAGCAGTGTCATCAAGcaatttttttgaaattttattcAGGGAATGCatttatgcacaaaatatatattagtcaaCGGGATTTCTGTGCAACTCTCACTTTCTCTTCCACTTTacaaacattaataacacaataaaagaacatcttctcataaaaatatacacaggtCAGTGAGTACTGTAAAAGAACACCAACACGCTCTTGAAACAACAACATGACAATATACAGGCTTGACTTCTCCACACGACCCGGTAATGTTTGGCACATGGATAGCGGTTTCATTTGGCAGTTGGTTATTCTGAGCTGAAATATTGCATAAGATAGCACAAAAAAAttgtgggtaaaaaaaaaaaacaaagaagcaaCAGCCAACAGAAAGCATCACTTCGGCGTTAGGCACACGCTTCAGCAAGTCTGGCAAAAGATTGTCAAATCTCGAAATCACTTCATTGAATGTTTGGAAAACGATTCTGTGCATTCGACGCAGAAGAGTATAAACTTGTGATAAACTCTGTATTTCATGCAGACTCTGAAACCAAAGTAACTTGTTAATAAAAGAAAGTTTTAAGTGCTTTCAGTTAGGTTCgcttttgtgctgtcaaatttCGCAAGCAAGCATTCGATTGGATGATTACGACCTCGCGGCTAGAAGTAAGTCTACTGACACCAGAGCTCACTTAATGTGATAAATTCTGAGAATTTGGCACCTAAACACACGGAGTAAGAAAACAATGGATGGAACCACCACCGTTTACCAGCTCTCTTCAACGGAGGCTTTGAATATGCTAAAAGATACTGAAATAATATTCCGGGTTCAGTACGAGTTAAACTCGACAGCATCCGTGGCAGAACGTTCACCACCACATCCCTTCTTTTCTATACCAAAAACGAGGCTCTTGTAATTACGTAAATGGGATTTAGAAGAAATACGCAGCTTATAATTTCATAAAAGcgctttaattattttgtttgctgAAACGTGCATATTATTGGAGCTCTAAAGCCAATTCAGTCGTAATTTTCATGGCTTTAGCGTTTTAGGATTTGCGTTTTAATGGTAGTACTGTATTTAGTCACGAAGAAGTCTGCAAGCAACTCTTCactctaaaatgattttaactTTCTTCTCGTGGCTATACTATACTGTTAAATAGTGAATTCTGTCACGTTTATACTTACGTTCACTTCCATTGTACACTGCCTTAATGTAACCCAGATTTTTTGtgggttctttttttttttttttttcagacacaTTTTCACGGCAATAAACATCACGCCACAAGTGCTGTCAACTTGTACTGAACTCAGAACGTTCCTTAAATTTATATCAGAACCTCTAATATATAACCAGATAATTACACAGGCTACAGTACTTTCCGAAGCAAGTAATGCAACTAAAAAGCTGTAAATAATATGATTTGCTCCCTCTGTTACAAATAGCAGCAGTGCGATCATGTAAACTACGAACGAGGCCCATGATCCTCATCCCATGTCTTTTTCATTACACCTGGACACACTCCCAGAGGCTCTCCCGAACGCTCATACACACAGCTGCCATAACAGCCAGCAGAAATGAGATCAG
Proteins encoded:
- the si:ch211-113d22.2 gene encoding urokinase plasminogen activator surface receptor; translated protein: MKTVLATLVLFAAVLHSEGLKCYTCVGSNPDECFRQGSTVCPAHSDACSTITGPNSVMKSCAYKSFCDKSHMSNGEMKLECCFNDDCNGPHRSHSHGEHHNTSGGLSSSPVLLLGALLLRLALGSL